A stretch of the Gossypium hirsutum isolate 1008001.06 chromosome D07, Gossypium_hirsutum_v2.1, whole genome shotgun sequence genome encodes the following:
- the LOC107955087 gene encoding rab escort protein 1 has translation MDDIPPYPPIDPTTFDLIVIGTGLPESIIAAASSTASKSVLHLDPYPFYGSHFSSLPLADLPSFLSSHSTSPSPPRSPSSDDPNEFSLLEFATRPLYSSIDISTFSPNLLDQHSRKFNLDVAGPRVFFCADKSIELLLRTGTNQYMEFKSVDATFVGDNKGNLWSVPDSRAAIFKDKSLGLVEKNKLMRFFKLVQGHLAGEQDIKISEEDLQSPFVDFLNKMGLPPKIKSFILYAIAMADYDQEDTGVCRDLLKTKDGIDQLALYNASIGRFQNASGAFLYPIYGQGELSQAFCRRAAVKGCLYVLRMPVTALLVDKDTGCYKGVRLASGQDIFSQKLILDPTFKVTLPSGSSPPLPLKEKLPFFSLKDDKGKIARGICITKTSLKPDISNFLVVYPPRSLFPEQVTSIRLLQIASNLAVCLPGMFVLYISALCNDDDQGKKLIHAVMNTLLTVPLDSESNAAVQSETAENGSAVQDETSESSSGGPSDSGEEKPTLLWSALYSQELTLGQVDFICSTPMPDGKLNYNDLIDTTFKIFQEIYPGEEFFPETSLENPEGDGDASPET, from the exons ATGGACGACATCCCACCCTATCCCCCAATTGATCCAACCACCTTCGACCTCATCGTCATAGGCACTGGCCTTCCCGAATCCATCATAGCCGCCGCCTCCTCTACCGCCTCTAAATCCGTCCTTCACCTGGATCCCTATCCCTTCTATGGCTCCCACTTCTCCTCTCTCCCTCTTGCCGATCTCCCCTCCTTCCTCTCCTCCCACTCGACCTCACCATCACCACCACGCTCACCTTCTTCCGACGACCCTAACGAATTTTCTCTCTTGGAATTTGCTACTCGTCCTCTCTATTCCTCTATCGATATCTCCACTTTTTCTCCTAACCTCCTTGATCAACACTCTAGAAAGTTCAACCTCGATGTGGCTGGACCTAGGGTTTTCTTTTGCGCCGACAAATCTATTGAATTGCTACTAAGAACTGGAACCAACCAGTACATGGAGTTCAAGAGTGTTGACGCCACTTTCGTTGGGGACAACAAGGGCAACCTCTGGAGTGTGCCGGATTCCAGAGCTGCCATATTCAAAGACAAGAGCCTGGGACTCGTGGAGAAGAACAAGTTAATGAGGTTCTTCAAGCTGGTGCAGGGACACTTGGCTGGCGAACAAGACATCAAGATTTCCGAAGAAGATTTGCAGAGTCCGTTTGTTGACTTCTTGAACAAAATGGGATTGCCGCCCAAAATTAAATC GTTTATATTGTATGCTATAGCAATGGCGGATTATGATCAAGAAGATACCGGAGTTTGTAGAGATTTGCTCAAGACAAAAGATGGGATCGATCAGTTGGCTTTGTATAATGCATCTATTGGCAG GTTTCAAAATGCATCTGGGGCTTTCTTATATCCTATCTATGGGCAAGGAGAACTATCACAAGCTTTTTGCCGTCGTGCTGCTGTCAAAGGTTGCCTTTAT GTATTGCGTATGCCGGTTACTGCATTGCTTGTAGACAAG GATACCGGGTGTTATAAGGGTGTTAGATTAGCTTCAGGTCAGGATATATTCAGCCAGAAACTGATCCTTGATCCAACCTTTAAGGTAACATTACCATCAGGATCATCCCCGCCACTTCCACTTAAAGAAAAGCTTCCCTTTTTCAGTCTGAAGGATGATAAAGGAAAGATAGCAAGGGGAATATGCATCACAAAGACTTCTTTGAAGCCTGATATATCGAACTTTTTGGTTGTATATCCTCCAAGAT CATTGTTTCCTGAACAGGTTACTTCAATCAGACTTCTCCAAATAGCTAGCAATTTGGCTGTTTGTCTGCCAGGCAT GTTTGTGTTATATATCTCAGCATTATGTAATGATGATGATCAAGGAAAGAAGTTAATTCATGCAGTCATGAACACGCTTCTTACAGTTCCTCTAGATTCTGAAAGTAATGCTGCAGTTCAAAGTGAGACTGCTGAAAATGGTAGTGCAGTTCAAGATGAGACTTCAGAAAGTAGTTCTGGAGGTCCAAGTGATTCTGGAGAAGAAAAACCTACTCTACTATGGAGTGCGTTGTATAGTCAGGAGCTAACTTTG GGTCAAGTTGATTTTATCTGTTCAACTCCCATGCCAGATGGTAAACTGAACTACAATGATCTCATAGATACGACTTTTAAG ATATTTCAGGAGATTTACCCTGGGGAAGAATTCTTTCCGGAGACATCCTTAGAGAATCCTGAGGGTGATGGTGATGCTTCTCCGGAGACATAA
- the LOC107956271 gene encoding uncharacterized protein, with the protein MTTPNESPKDKPSSKQMICENESNTTEKNDEGDNVGGGVESVDGQNMSIDDADETGIDDPKGQGSSSIKRGSTTDVAIQIGSGSGSGSNARKKREMEIPRGEPTCYVCSKNFTSWKAVFGHLKSHQRETPGALPPPTFTPTEGSPENNNDDETNPREQLAPTLLNLALETMQKMSEDSNMSVVVAGEEASSSGKGRGRGKGRGRGRGRRGLDIDLNQPKTSFLLDLNEPPPPDQDDDDEDDDDDDDDGAAADDDENDKN; encoded by the coding sequence ATGACCACTCCTAATGAATCACCCAAAGACAAACCCTCCTCTAAGCAGATGATATGTGAGAACGAGAGCAACACCACTGAGAAAAATGATGAAGGAGATAATGTGGGTGGTGGTGTTGAATCTGTTGATGGGCAAAATATGAGCATTGATGACGCTGATGAGACCGGGATAGATGATCCGAAGGGCCAGGGTTCTTCCTCTATAAAAAGAGGAAGCACTACTGATGTTGCTATTCAGATTGGGTCTGGCAGTGGCAGTGGATCAAATGCAAGGAAGAAAAGGGAAATGGAAATTCCAAGAGGTGAACCTACATGTTACGTATGTAGTAAAAATTTCACGTCCTGGAAGGCGGTGTTCGGGCATCTGAAATCCCATCAAAGGGAAACCCCAGGGGCATTGCCTCCGCCAACATTTACGCCAACTGAGGGCTCTCCtgaaaataataatgatgatgaaacTAACCCGAGGGAGCAACTAGCTCCCACTCTGTTGAACTTGGCTCTTGAAACCATGCAAAAGATGAGTGAAGACTCGAACATGAGTGTTGTTGTTGCAGGCGAGGAGGCTTCTTCGTCGGGGAAAGGGAGAGGGAGAGGCAAAGGGCGAGGACGAGGACGAGGGAGGAGGGGTTTGGATATTGATCTCAATCAGCCCAAAACCAGTTTTTTATTGGATCTAAATGAACCTCCACCACCAGAtcaggatgatgatgatgaagatgatgatgatgacgacgatGATGGTGCTGCTGCTGATGATGATGAGAACGATAAAAATTAA